One Pseudomonas muyukensis DNA segment encodes these proteins:
- the yaaA gene encoding peroxide stress protein YaaA: MLTVISPAKTLDYETPPVTQRHTLPQYLDDSQELIVQLRELTPAQIAELMHLSDKLAGLNAARFGSWTPDFTPANAKQALLAFKGDVYTGLNAETLGEDDFSYAQEHLRMLSGLYGLLRPLDLMQPYRLEMGTKLANARGKDLYAFWGTRISQWLNQALADQGDDVLLNLASNEYFSAVKKSALKARVIDVDFKDLKNGQYKIISFYAKKARGMMSRFVIQERINDPEQLKRFDVQGYYYSAEQSKPDHLVFLRDHAEG; this comes from the coding sequence ATGCTGACGGTGATTTCCCCCGCCAAGACCCTCGACTACGAGACCCCGCCAGTCACCCAACGCCACACCCTGCCGCAGTACCTGGACGACTCCCAGGAACTGATCGTGCAACTGCGTGAACTGACACCTGCGCAGATCGCCGAGCTGATGCACCTGTCCGACAAGCTCGCCGGGCTCAACGCCGCGCGCTTCGGCAGCTGGACCCCAGACTTCACCCCGGCCAACGCCAAACAGGCGCTGCTGGCGTTCAAGGGCGACGTATATACCGGGTTGAACGCCGAGACCCTCGGCGAAGACGACTTCAGCTACGCCCAGGAGCACCTGCGCATGCTCTCCGGCCTGTACGGCCTGCTGCGCCCGCTGGACCTGATGCAACCCTATCGCCTGGAAATGGGCACCAAGCTGGCCAACGCCCGCGGCAAGGACCTGTATGCCTTCTGGGGCACGCGCATCAGCCAATGGCTGAACCAGGCCCTGGCCGACCAGGGCGACGACGTGCTGCTCAACCTGGCCAGCAACGAGTACTTCAGCGCGGTGAAAAAGAGCGCGCTGAAGGCCCGGGTGATCGATGTCGACTTCAAGGACCTGAAGAACGGCCAGTACAAGATCATCAGCTTCTACGCCAAGAAGGCCCGCGGGATGATGAGCCGTTTCGTGATCCAGGAGCGCATCAACGACCCCGAGCAGCTCAAGCGCTTCGACGTGCAGGGCTACTACTACAGCGCCGAGCAGTCGAAGCCGGACCACCTGGTGTTCCTGCGCGATCACGCTGAGGGCTGA